The Streptomyces sp. NBC_01268 genome window below encodes:
- the eat gene encoding ethanolamine permease, with the protein MTLDDTSGTPGTTSTTGTTGKNTAPDDYLERRTLRRGSAGWLLLTGLGVAYVVSGDFSGWNIGLSKGGFGGLAIATVLMGAMYACLVFSLAELSAILPTAGGGYGFARRALGTWGGFLTGTAILIEYVLAPAAISIFIGDYVESLGLFGLESGWPVYLVCFALFIGIHLWGVGEALRFSLIVTAVAVAALLVFALGALSDFHVDGLNDIPVDKGAVGASSWLPFGLLGIWAAFPFGMWFFLGVEGVPLAAEEAKDPVRSMPRALALSMGILVLLAVVTFFAATGARGSAAIQEAGNPLVVALQGDGEPTALSRFVNYAGLAGLVASFFSLIYAGSRQLFALSRAGYLPRFLSLTSRRKSPYLGLLIPGALGFALAAGTGNGARMLNIAVFGATISYALMALSHIVLRRREPGLARPYRTPGGVVTSSVAFVLALSALVATFLVDKDAALIALGVYVIALAYFAFYSRHHLVAKAPEEEFAALAAAEAELER; encoded by the coding sequence GGCACCACCAGCACGACCGGCACCACAGGAAAGAACACCGCGCCCGACGACTACCTGGAGCGGCGCACCCTGCGCCGCGGCAGCGCCGGCTGGCTGCTGCTCACCGGGCTCGGCGTCGCCTACGTCGTCTCCGGCGACTTCTCCGGCTGGAACATCGGCCTGTCCAAGGGCGGCTTCGGCGGCCTCGCGATCGCGACCGTCCTGATGGGCGCGATGTACGCGTGCCTCGTCTTCTCGCTCGCCGAACTCTCCGCCATCCTGCCCACCGCCGGCGGCGGCTACGGCTTCGCCCGCCGGGCGCTCGGCACCTGGGGCGGCTTCCTCACCGGCACGGCCATCCTCATCGAGTACGTCCTGGCGCCCGCCGCCATCTCGATCTTCATCGGCGACTACGTCGAGTCCCTCGGGCTCTTCGGCCTGGAGTCGGGGTGGCCGGTCTACCTCGTCTGCTTCGCGCTCTTCATCGGCATCCACCTGTGGGGCGTCGGTGAGGCGCTGCGCTTCAGTCTGATCGTGACCGCGGTCGCGGTCGCGGCGCTGCTGGTCTTCGCGCTCGGCGCGCTCAGCGACTTCCACGTCGACGGCCTGAACGACATCCCCGTCGACAAGGGAGCCGTCGGCGCCTCCTCCTGGCTGCCGTTCGGGCTGCTCGGGATCTGGGCCGCGTTCCCCTTCGGCATGTGGTTCTTCCTCGGCGTCGAGGGCGTGCCGCTGGCCGCCGAGGAGGCCAAGGACCCGGTGCGCTCGATGCCGAGGGCGCTCGCCCTGTCGATGGGCATCCTGGTGCTGCTCGCGGTGGTGACCTTCTTCGCGGCCACCGGAGCGCGCGGCTCCGCCGCCATCCAGGAGGCGGGCAACCCGCTGGTGGTCGCGCTGCAGGGCGACGGGGAGCCGACCGCGCTCAGCCGCTTCGTCAACTACGCGGGGCTCGCGGGCCTGGTGGCCTCCTTCTTCTCGCTGATCTACGCGGGCTCCCGTCAGCTCTTCGCCCTGTCCCGGGCCGGCTACCTGCCCCGCTTCCTCTCCCTCACCAGCCGCCGCAAGTCGCCCTACCTGGGGCTGCTCATCCCGGGCGCCCTCGGCTTCGCGCTCGCCGCGGGCACCGGGAACGGGGCCCGGATGCTGAACATCGCGGTGTTCGGCGCCACCATCTCGTACGCCCTGATGGCGCTCTCGCACATCGTGCTGCGCCGCCGCGAACCGGGGCTCGCCCGGCCGTACCGCACCCCGGGCGGGGTGGTCACCTCCTCGGTGGCCTTCGTCCTGGCGCTCTCGGCGCTCGTGGCGACCTTCCTGGTCGACAAGGACGCGGCCCTCATCGCCCTCGGGGTCTATGTGATCGCCCTCGCCTACTTCGCGTTCTACAGTCGCCACCACCTGGTGGCGAAGGCGCCGGAGGAGGAGTTCGCCGCGCTCGCGGCGGCCGAGGCGGAACTCGAACGCTGA
- a CDS encoding gamma-glutamyl-gamma-aminobutyrate hydrolase family protein, giving the protein MPAPKPLIGVTTYLDQARWGVWDLPAALLPAAYPRLVQASGGLAALLPPDDPAAAAEAVARLDGLVVAGGADVEPVRYGAAPDPRTGPPARARDGWELALIEAALAAGTPVLGICRGMQLLNVALGGTLVQHLDGHTEAVGVMGRHPVEPVPGTLYASLVPERAEVPTYHHQCVDVLGKGLTASAHALDGTVEAIELAGPAWALGVQWHPEMGEDLRVTRALVAAASRRG; this is encoded by the coding sequence ATGCCCGCGCCCAAGCCGCTCATCGGTGTGACGACCTATCTGGACCAGGCCCGTTGGGGGGTGTGGGACCTGCCCGCCGCGCTGCTCCCGGCCGCGTACCCGCGGCTCGTCCAGGCGAGCGGCGGTCTCGCCGCGCTGCTGCCGCCGGACGATCCGGCGGCCGCGGCGGAGGCGGTGGCCCGGCTCGACGGCCTGGTGGTCGCGGGCGGCGCCGATGTGGAGCCGGTACGGTACGGGGCCGCGCCCGACCCCCGGACCGGGCCGCCCGCCCGGGCCCGGGACGGCTGGGAACTGGCCCTGATCGAGGCCGCCCTGGCCGCCGGCACCCCGGTGCTCGGCATCTGCCGGGGCATGCAGCTCCTCAACGTGGCCCTCGGCGGCACGCTCGTCCAGCACCTGGACGGGCACACGGAGGCGGTGGGCGTCATGGGCCGCCACCCGGTCGAGCCGGTCCCCGGCACGCTGTACGCGTCCCTCGTCCCCGAGCGGGCCGAGGTGCCGACCTACCACCACCAGTGCGTCGACGTCCTCGGCAAGGGCCTGACCGCCTCCGCGCACGCGCTGGACGGCACCGTCGAGGCGATCGAACTCGCCGGCCCCGCCTGGGCGCTCGGGGTGCAGTGGCACCCCGAGATGGGCGAGGACCTGCGGGTGACGCGGGCGCTGGTGGCGGCGGCTAGCCGGCGGGGGTGA
- a CDS encoding purine-cytosine permease family protein, whose translation MASTFPDPAASAPAARPATDRPTRIESHGIDHIPDDERHGRPRELFSVWAAANVNYLSLVVGGALVLMGLSLGQALAVIVVGNLFWLLTGVLAVSGPAAGAPSEVITRAMYGVRGNRVNNAVTGWMISVCYFALNLAAAAGAAFALVEKTGLHASTGVKVVVVLVIAAATLTIGVYGHALIVRLYLPITIALTAAFGVVGYAVLRHADFGYTPEAPLTGVDLWATVLGGVTLIASGPLSYTTSADFSRYLPAGTSKRAVVGWTALGGFLPSIVVCSLGALAATVVDMTDPQTALEAMLPGWFTPVFLLSLVLGTIAINAMTAYSAGLALQAVGLRVRRSLSVLADGTVAVALTLYALLVSNFLDTVSNVLELTVILLGPAMTVYAADILLRRNRYDGRALMDETRDSAFWYVAGVNPAGALAVVGGAAAAALCVDTAYTGPVARALGGVDLALPAGMAVSALLYTVLVRAVLMRGVLMRGRTPAGAVTPAG comes from the coding sequence ATGGCTTCGACGTTCCCCGACCCGGCCGCCAGCGCCCCCGCCGCGCGGCCGGCCACGGACCGGCCCACCCGCATCGAGTCCCACGGCATCGACCACATCCCCGACGACGAGCGCCACGGACGTCCCCGCGAGCTCTTCTCCGTCTGGGCCGCGGCCAACGTGAACTACCTCAGCCTGGTCGTCGGCGGCGCCCTCGTCCTGATGGGGCTCAGCCTCGGGCAGGCCCTCGCGGTGATCGTCGTGGGCAATCTGTTCTGGCTGCTCACCGGGGTGCTCGCGGTCTCGGGACCGGCCGCCGGAGCGCCCAGCGAGGTCATCACCCGGGCCATGTACGGCGTGCGCGGCAACCGCGTGAACAACGCCGTCACCGGCTGGATGATCTCGGTCTGCTACTTCGCCCTGAACCTGGCGGCCGCGGCCGGCGCCGCCTTCGCCCTCGTCGAGAAGACCGGCCTCCACGCGAGCACCGGCGTCAAGGTCGTCGTGGTCCTGGTCATCGCCGCCGCCACGCTCACCATCGGCGTCTACGGGCACGCCCTCATCGTCCGGCTCTACCTGCCGATCACCATCGCGCTGACCGCCGCCTTCGGCGTCGTCGGCTACGCGGTGCTGCGGCACGCCGACTTCGGCTACACGCCCGAGGCCCCGCTGACGGGCGTCGACCTGTGGGCCACCGTGCTCGGGGGAGTCACCCTCATCGCCTCGGGTCCGCTCTCGTACACGACCAGCGCCGACTTCTCCCGCTACCTGCCGGCCGGCACCTCGAAGCGCGCGGTCGTCGGGTGGACCGCGCTCGGCGGCTTCCTGCCCAGCATCGTGGTCTGTTCGCTCGGCGCCCTCGCCGCGACGGTCGTCGACATGACCGACCCGCAGACCGCCCTGGAGGCCATGCTGCCGGGCTGGTTCACCCCGGTGTTCCTGCTCTCCCTGGTCCTCGGCACGATCGCCATCAACGCCATGACCGCCTACAGCGCGGGCCTGGCCCTGCAGGCGGTCGGGCTCCGCGTCCGGCGCTCGCTCAGCGTGCTCGCCGACGGCACCGTCGCGGTCGCCCTCACCCTGTACGCGCTGCTCGTCTCCAACTTCCTGGACACCGTCAGCAACGTCCTGGAGCTCACCGTCATCCTGCTCGGCCCCGCCATGACCGTCTACGCGGCCGACATCCTGCTGCGCCGCAACCGCTACGACGGGCGCGCGCTCATGGACGAGACCCGGGACAGCGCGTTCTGGTACGTGGCGGGCGTCAACCCGGCGGGCGCCCTGGCCGTGGTCGGCGGGGCCGCCGCGGCGGCGCTGTGCGTCGACACCGCCTACACCGGCCCCGTCGCCCGCGCCCTCGGGGGAGTGGACCTGGCCCTGCCCGCCGGCATGGCGGTGTCGGCGCTCCTCTACACCGTCCTCGTGCGCGCCGTCCTCATGCGCGGCGTCCTCATGCGCGGCCGGACACCCGCCGGGGCCGTCACCCCCGCCGGCTAG